One Owenweeksia hongkongensis DSM 17368 genomic region harbors:
- a CDS encoding PorP/SprF family type IX secretion system membrane protein, translating to MKNIKLTLLAITILSTCSLLRAQDPHFSQYYSNPLYLNPAFAGSNICPRASLNYRNQYPVLDVFQTYSASYDQYVDGLNGGIGVLVMRDEAGGGALSTTEASLIYSYHLKVSRKFTLLAGFQGTFRQRAINWDNLTFPDQIDPYYGFVLETAQRPPGSDIATNLDVSAGILGFTEKFYFGASFHHLTQPDEAFFQDGKLPLKISGQAGFTIPLGRQRIHNELQNYLIPNVVYQRQGTFDQMTLSTAFSRGPISGGLGFRTSTANPDAVVVLLGYAPTEGAWKIGYSYDITISSAANSLGGAHEVSLGYNFPCRVRKKRNEAIKCPKF from the coding sequence ATGAAGAATATAAAACTAACTCTTTTGGCTATCACCATACTGAGTACGTGCAGTTTGCTACGTGCTCAGGACCCTCATTTTAGCCAATATTACTCAAATCCACTGTACCTAAACCCGGCATTTGCAGGTTCTAATATTTGCCCAAGAGCTTCATTAAATTACCGAAATCAATACCCAGTACTTGACGTTTTTCAAACTTATTCCGCTTCTTATGATCAATATGTGGATGGACTAAATGGAGGTATTGGTGTGCTTGTAATGCGTGATGAAGCAGGTGGAGGAGCTTTGTCTACAACAGAGGCAAGCCTTATTTACTCTTACCATCTTAAGGTAAGTCGAAAATTCACATTACTAGCAGGGTTCCAAGGAACTTTTCGTCAGCGTGCTATAAACTGGGACAACCTAACTTTCCCTGATCAAATTGATCCTTATTATGGTTTTGTACTCGAAACTGCACAAAGACCACCAGGTAGTGATATCGCTACAAACCTAGATGTAAGTGCCGGAATACTTGGTTTTACAGAGAAATTCTATTTCGGAGCAAGTTTTCATCACCTTACTCAACCAGATGAAGCTTTCTTTCAAGATGGAAAACTTCCATTAAAAATATCAGGTCAAGCTGGATTCACCATTCCATTAGGCCGTCAGCGCATTCACAATGAACTACAGAATTACCTGATTCCTAATGTAGTATATCAGCGTCAAGGCACTTTTGATCAAATGACCCTGAGTACTGCTTTTAGCCGTGGCCCCATTAGTGGAGGTCTTGGTTTCAGAACCAGTACTGCAAACCCGGATGCTGTAGTAGTTTTACTAGGCTACGCTCCCACCGAGGGTGCTTGGAAAATAGGCTATAGCTATGATATTACAATCTCATCTGCAGCCAATTCTTTGGGCGGTGCTCATGAAGTTTCTCTTGGCTACAACTTCCCTTGCAGGGTGAGAAAGAAGAGAAACGAGGCAATAAAATGTCCTAAATTCTAG
- the gldJ gene encoding gliding motility lipoprotein GldJ, with product MKKTIHTNLSLAALSLASIVTFSSCKEKSNSTGWNYNDKDNGGFSLVDFKGQVTGPGLVFVEGGTFTMGRVEEDFYKDWNNVPRQVSVSSFYMDENEVTNLDYMEYLYWLDRVFDRDYYPEIYTSALPDTLVWRDELSYNEAMVENYLRYPAYRFYPVVGVSWIQAMKFCSWRTDRVNEQILINEGVFNEFPDQQDADHFNTETYLYRPGDYTQQNKKGLPDNDPNSQYGKEGRPVKRTDGILLPKYRLPTEAEWEYAAYGNSGHRVYNRTTDGNKYTWDGSSMRNPDKKHRGDMLANFKRGRGDMAGVGGWLNDQAHYTMQVKFYPPNDYGLYDMAGNVSEWVLDVYRPLSPEDVTDLNPYRGNQFTVYDDNYQDIGALEVLQEPQYNSDSDIVRLPGELPIRAVTEEENLNRRNYQKSDYRDHLDGDKQSSIYYDQDVEEGEAMMYDYAQTTLIGNTTRVYKGGSWKDRAYWLSPGTRRYLEEDQSTDDIGFRCAMDRLGFQNPSEKREKEHTAPKRDKFKRHEYN from the coding sequence ATGAAAAAAACAATCCATACAAATTTATCATTAGCAGCGCTTTCGCTAGCTTCGATAGTTACCTTTTCTTCCTGTAAAGAAAAAAGTAACTCAACTGGTTGGAACTATAACGACAAAGACAACGGAGGCTTTTCACTTGTAGACTTTAAAGGTCAAGTGACTGGCCCTGGTCTTGTGTTTGTTGAAGGTGGTACTTTCACCATGGGCCGAGTAGAAGAGGACTTTTACAAGGACTGGAATAATGTACCTAGACAAGTATCTGTTTCATCTTTTTACATGGATGAAAACGAGGTTACCAATTTGGATTATATGGAATATCTATACTGGTTAGATCGTGTATTTGATCGTGATTACTACCCAGAAATTTATACCAGCGCCCTTCCAGATACATTGGTATGGAGAGATGAGCTATCATATAACGAGGCCATGGTAGAAAACTACCTTCGTTATCCTGCTTACAGGTTTTACCCTGTAGTAGGTGTAAGTTGGATTCAAGCTATGAAATTTTGCTCATGGAGAACAGATCGTGTGAATGAGCAGATCTTGATCAACGAAGGTGTATTTAATGAGTTTCCTGACCAACAAGATGCTGATCACTTTAACACCGAAACATACCTATATCGCCCTGGCGACTATACTCAGCAAAACAAAAAAGGTCTTCCTGACAATGACCCAAATAGTCAATATGGCAAAGAAGGTCGTCCGGTAAAAAGAACTGATGGTATTCTTTTACCAAAATATAGACTACCAACAGAAGCTGAGTGGGAATATGCTGCTTACGGAAACTCTGGACATCGTGTATATAACCGTACCACTGATGGTAATAAATATACTTGGGATGGTAGTTCAATGCGCAACCCTGACAAGAAGCACCGTGGAGACATGCTTGCTAACTTTAAGAGAGGCAGAGGAGATATGGCCGGTGTTGGTGGCTGGTTGAATGACCAAGCTCATTATACAATGCAGGTTAAGTTTTATCCTCCAAACGATTATGGTTTATATGATATGGCTGGTAATGTTTCTGAGTGGGTGCTCGATGTTTACCGTCCACTTTCACCTGAAGATGTGACCGACTTGAACCCTTACCGTGGAAATCAGTTTACTGTTTACGATGACAACTATCAAGATATTGGTGCCTTAGAAGTACTTCAGGAGCCACAGTACAATAGTGATAGTGATATTGTAAGACTACCAGGAGAGCTACCTATTCGTGCCGTAACCGAAGAAGAAAACCTAAATAGAAGGAATTATCAAAAATCAGATTACAGAGATCATCTTGATGGTGATAAGCAATCTTCTATTTACTATGATCAAGATGTGGAAGAAGGCGAAGCAATGATGTATGACTACGCCCAAACTACTTTGATTGGAAACACCACCCGTGTATATAAAGGGGGTAGTTGGAAAGATAGAGCTTACTGGCTAAGCCCAGGTACAAGAAGATACCTTGAAGAAGATCAATCAACTGACGACATCGGCTTCCGTTGTGCAATGGATAGACTTGGTTTCCAAAACCCAAGCGAGAAGAGAGAGAAAGAGCACACCGCTCCTAAACGTGATAAGTTTAAACGTCACGAGTATAACTAA